The following nucleotide sequence is from Fusarium graminearum PH-1 chromosome 1, whole genome shotgun sequence.
TACGAAGCGAGCTGACCTCTTTTCCATACAAGCCTACATCTTCTCTATTCGCCTATCCATTCTTGCCAAGCACCCTGAGTCATATCACCCAGCAattcttcaccttcttcgaTACATGGCTGTGTGGACTCCCATGGTCCAAAGTGAAATTGAAGAAATTGCTGGTTACTTCATGCTGGATGCCGCGTGTCGGCGTAGGGACCTGACGGAGGCGTATTTCATCAGACAAGACTTCAACATcagaaacaagaagctggatCATATACTCAAAGCGCTGGCACATGACAACTATATCTCGTGGCAGGCTACAAAGCAACAAGTCGACCGTCATTGCCTCAAGCTAATGGAGTGGGCAGATAATGACATGAGGCTTCATACTCTGAAATGCTTTGGGAGATCATATCTTCATGTCGACTTGCCGTATTTGGAGTTTTCTGCCGGTCGCAAGTGGAATcagctgaaagagaaggacaatGTCGGGTGGGAgctggaagatgagaaagtcACTATCAAACGAGTGAGAGCAAGATGAGGTTCGTTTGCTAGTGTTGTGATCCTAGAAGGAGCTATCAGACAACAACTGTTTGCCTAGGAGATTTTGCTTGTTACTCCATCCAATGTGTTGAGACTGTTGTACAGCCTTTACGTTTTATGGTTCTACCGTTTGAGAGAAACCCAGTGCTTCAGTGACTCGCCCTCCAACGGGGCTCCTTCACAACACTGGCATCGGCGGTTGCCTTGCGTTGCAATTTACATCAAACAGTGCACTTTAAGAATAAAGCTTTCAACTCTTAGGCCTGAAATCGAAGCGTGCGAGCCCCCTCCACGCACAGCCGTGACCAACCCGAAAAGGTGGTTCGGGCGATGCTTAGTCTCAGGATAcaactcaactcatctcaGTTGCCTTTTTCCAACATTCCCTCTACACCTTGGCACGAACTCCGTCACAAGTTGGACCTGTCATAACCCGACACACACCATTTGCATCTCCTCGCCTAAGGCGTTCCGACAGTGCGATGCCGCAACCAACTCGCAAGAGGGCGCGCACCAAGGCCGCTCCCAAGGAAGATGTGGCTGAGGAGCAACAGTCCACCGTCTTCACGGACCGTCGCACCTCTTGGCTCGTTAAGTGTGTACATATATTTTCCTCTCTTCCGCACTCCCAAGTCTGCTCTTGCCGAACGTTCTACATGGAGAATAATTTGCTGACATGTCTACGTACGTAGGGGTGACGAGCAGATGGTGGAGCTCAGAGTGAAAGCCGAGATTTTTCATGTCGCCAAAAGTGTGCTCACCAAGAACTCTGAGTACTTCGAAGGATGCCTGACTGGACGCTTCGTCGAGGCTAAGAAAGGAATTGTTGAATTCCAGGATGACGATATTGAGCCGAGGTATCTTGGCCTTTACATCGGGCTCGCATATAGCCACTCTTCCATCGTCCCTCACACTCCTCCTCGCCCGGCCCAGAATCCTGAGACCATGGCTGCGAAAACTCCCATGCGTGACTATATCGAGGTCTACAAACTTTGCGACCGGTTCCTCAGCCCTCAAATGGGTGAATTTATTATGCGATGTATCGATGTCGCAATCGGCAATGGGCATCGCGCCCTGTATCGTACCGAAGGTGACGAGGGCACCCAAAAGCTTCTTATGCGGGACTTCGCCGATGGATATGAGGTTCTGAACATGCAGCAAAACTCACAGCTTGAGATGGGCGAGCGAATGATTACCTACTTTTGTGAAGGTGTCAGTTATCGCGCATGGATCGATACCATGGAGGAGCTGATGGATCGCCCCAAGTTTGTAGCTGCCGTTTCCCGTGGCTTTGCAACTAAACTTCGGGAGCTGCAGATCCGGCTCAAGAGTATCAAGCGCCGGGAGTTGGTTGGTCCTGGACCCGTATAGATCGATTGATAATAATAAGCCTGGTGGTGAGGGTTCACGGACAACTTTTGGAAGGAAAATTATGACCATATGGAggatatgatgatgatccaATATACCCCCAAGGATGACGCTAGGAAGCGTTTGAGAAGCACACAGTAGCTATGCCACGAGTGTCGAGAAGCTACTAAACAGTTATCGGAAAAATAACAACTCATATTTGACATGCAAGTCAAGTTTGTGCGTATCTTCTAAGATATGGCCTGTTGTCCAGAGCGCGCATTGATTTGCATAAGTATTACTAAGTAAGAAGAATTTAAAAGAAAATCACGAGAACAGTGTCCTCGTTCATCTAGTGTATGAGCACACAACTGTGGCCACCCTCGCAATCAGTGTATCATCATGGAAAGACACGTCCATGCATGCATTCGTACAACTGTCTTTGTACAACTGTCTCCAGcaacaaggctgttgagataTAGATCTCACGGTCGGGTACGTAGAGGAATAGACTCAGAGCTACGACAAAATAGATTGCCGAAACGGTAAGCAAAATGATTGGTGTACCTTGATCTTCACGAATGCCACTAAGGTTAGGTGTATTGTTGTAGCAATATTTAGTATTAGTCGTTTCTTTAGTCGCGTACCTCTGTCATTTCTATATGTATCTACTAGTAACACGATTGCTCTGAAGGATGGACCAGGCAATCAATCTATGTTTCGCCAACATTCCGATTCTCTTACCCAATTGCATTAAGGAACCTCCCAGCTCAggctcaacaaccttgactgGACAACAAAAACTTTGATAAAACTTTGGTGTCGCTGTCGTATGAAACCGCGGAATATGACCACCGGAGCAAGCCAGGACGTAATGGACATCAATCACCGCGGCACGGTAACGTCAGATTCAAGCCTTGGAACTGGCCGTATAGGGACTCTGGGAGAGCCGGCTAAGTTGAGTGCTCGGGGGTGGGCCCCGATCTTCCGCTCGGACATACTAGGTTAGCCGGCGGGAAACCTCGGCCTGTGATCCAGCGAGACTCATGACGTTGGAAGATAAATTTTCAATTtaaagcaaagcaaggtAAGGGTGCAAGTCTGGATCAGTTGAAGAGGTGGAACTCTGATATATATACAGAGTAAAAAAACAGGTAACACAAAAATTTCAAGAATGAAGTACTGATGGCATGTGAACTCATGAGTGACAGACATGTGAGTGAGGGAGGAAGTGAGGgagtgaatgaatgaatgaatgtgCCAGTGTCATGTGGAATATTTCTAAACCCGTGTAATAATCTATTGTAATCGCTACACCAAAACCATTCGCAAAGATGGCCGGGCCGCGTGATATTCAACACTGAGGGTTGGCTCCATGGACTCTTCATTGTCTGATGGTGCcccgttgatgatgaggcGCCCACGTAGAGTAAATGTTGGGGTTAAATCAATCATTCGTATAACTGGCTCTTTTCATGCAATAATCGCAAACAAATGGTATTCCTTTTAACGCCGTTCCATGCAATTTCGAAGATTCAGATCGTGATGGCATCCGTGCCAATAAACCCCGACACATCCCCATGGGTGTGAGTGATCGCCGTCGTTTCAAATGTGTAAAAACGAAGGAAGTGCAGGACAAGGGTTGGTCCAACTCGGTTCGGCCTGGTTCGgttctcttttttttgctttcttttttgttcttttccttgtgGCGTTGATCTCATTAAACGTTTCTCGTAGAATTGCACGGCCTTTTCGAGTTCGTCNNNNNNNNNNNNNNNNNNNNNNNNNNNNNNNNNNNNNNNNNNNNNNNNNNNNNNNNNNNNNNNNNNNNNNNNNNNNNNNNNNNNNNNNNNNNNNNNNNNNCTCTACAGCAGACCAGGCCCTGTGTCCCGAGAGAGGGTGAAGTCCTTAAAGCTATGAGCGGCGCGGGTGTGGTACGACATGCGGGCTTAGCTTCAAATGGCGGGGTTGGGAAGAATCGGATTGGACGCAGGTTGGGTTCTCACTTGCAGTTCAAGATCAATCAGTTTAGTCCAAAACGAGCATTGATATGTTCTATCCACCTAGTCTAGGTAccaggcaggcaggcaggccTCAAAATAGTAAATAACTAAAGACTTACAGAGTACCTAAAGTAGAGATGATTTACAGCAACCAAGTCTATAAATCAACCTGTTCCGGCTGGTTTCAACTCAAATATTTCGGTCGACCTCAGAATTcccatttctttttgttccaTAGGCAATCCGCAGGAACCCGCAAACATTCGACCAGAGGAAGCTCCTACCAAGCAGAATTATCCATGTGCGGCCATTAGTGGGGGCATCCGTTTTAATCTCACCACCATGACCTCACCGTGGCCTGTCCAAGATTCAGGTCCCAGCAGATTCTATTTTCTTTCTAATACTACCTATGTAGGTATCTTAGTGAGGAGTTACTAGACAGTTAGATACTCGTCACTTGAGGGGGGGGCGTTGCAGTTAGGAAAGCTCCGGCTTTCGTGGCACCACTGCTCGTCCATCCCTGACTATCTGCTGTAGCTGGAATAGTATCAAACAACATGAATATCTTGTCTCAGCGACACTTTATTGCATTGTCTATTGCAGCCCTTTCGGTCGCTTTCCGCCTTCCCCACATTCTTCTGCACTTAACAACGGtcaataataataatatctCTTGTAACACTCGTGTCTCGGACGAGCTCAATCCTATCGCCTACCCTTAGTACTTAGTGAAAATTTCAATATTGTGGTGTTTGAACCTTCCCCCACGTCTTGCACGCGATTCGACACTTGGCTGGTTTCATAAACGGAAGACGATCAGCCCGCCAATCGTTAGACCTAGGTCTCCTCAATGATCTGCTTCCCTTACTGTTTCTCATCGATGCATCCATTGCTTTGACCGCTACAACACACGAAGCCAATGAAAACAAGCTCATCGCGGAGGAAGGATACACCAAGCGAATTCTAGGTCGCATTTCTCCCTAACTTTGCCCAGCTATCTTCTCATTCATTTATGATCGTACAGGCCACAAAACGCACTTTGTTTAACAGCCATTTTGAACCTTGCTCGGCTCTGCAGTAGTTATGGAGAATTCCAGGGTCTAAGCTCCACGACCTTATCGGCTTGCGTGCCAAATACTAAGCTCCACAGGACGGGAAGACCTGGGTCTTcctggcttcaacaacataGTACAGTCTATATCTATGGGCACGATCAAGAGTTTGTTTTGTCCTgaatatcatatcatatcatgaaCCTTACCATCGTCAGTCATTGCATAGTAGCCAACATACATTGCATGCTGTATCTCAATCTTGATCATTTTCGAACTATATATAACATTTATTCTCGGCCTTTTCTTGTGCTAGTAATCGGTAGAAACACTGGTCTCACATCATTATGCCCAGGGCCACTTTCAGAGCACCGCCGTTTGAAAccaggatcttgagggcGCGGATCCGGACCGGCAGATAATGTGCATGCATTGAATCCGCTGGCCATTCAGAGCAACGATGAGGCAAAGACGGCCCGGCTGCTGTGCAGTTGTTTCTGGTTCTGTATCTGAAAGCGAGTAGCTACACGTTTTGGGGTCTATTAATAACGCCGAGGATCTTTATTTATCCTAACCATTCTAAGGATATATGCTTACTTAGTTGCATCTACAGCTATATTACAGAGCGGTTGCAAAAATGAAACAAAAATAGTCCAGGTGCATATAGTTTAGGTGAAGAGAGCTATCATCTATCGACTGCGAGTTACTACTACCCTTGATTCAACATGCTTAGATTATATATCTTTTGCTCGCTATATACTagtacatacgaccaaaggtagtggaaaatacgggatcccgtccgctctcccatagtcaagccactaaccggcggattagtagttgggtcggtgacgaccagcgaatccccgctgttgtatgttaTTTTTTACCCATCATTTTGATAATTATCCATTGGGATCAGTAGTTTGGATCGAGACATCTTTCAAAACATAGTGACTTACACTCAGGATCGCACCATCTTGCTGGTAGAACTACGCTTAACGCTTGCTTAGAAGGGCCAAGGAACAGACTGTCTTATTTTATGAACCCGGAAGGATTCACTCAAACCATTATCACTGCAAAAGAACGTTATGACCGTAGAATATTGTCAATGTTCACTACCTAGCgaagacagaaaagaagacgCCTAAACCGCCGTGTATGATAGACTTCCCAATACGAATCCTAGTTACTCAACCAAGGGCTCCCCTTTACCCAGATACCCTTGGATAAGGTTATAGGTCTCGTCGCATTGCCCAATCCCCCCCAGATATCCCACGTCGTTGAGAACCTCCTGTTCCGTCTTCTCAATATGATCCCGTAACTGAAAGACTTCACCATCGACAACTTCGCTAGAGTCCCCAAGAGGATACTTACGTAGCCAAAGATCCCATACACGGTCCCACACGTGATTCGTGCGGATGAAATCAATATCGAAACACTTCTGTTGCCACATCAATTTGTAGTGGAACAACATGGCCGTCATGAAGTTTCCAACCCCTTCACGAGAACCAATTTTCCAGTTCTCTGAGCGCGGCGTCTTTTGCTGGCGCCACATTTCAGAGCATATGAGAAACCGCAAGATAAACTGCTGAAGGTCCCATTGGTCTCTGACTTCCATCATAGGGTTGATGTAGCTATGAGCTAGCCGAGCCCTTGCCGCTGTTTTGACGCCGAACATGATGTCCAAAAAGACTGGTCGAGCTTTCAAGAGCGCATTTTGGAAGTCCTCGTCCGAGAGTCGGTATTCGCGTTCATTATAATCTGAAATGAAGTTCAAAAACGCAGCTCGCACAGGCGGTGAGTCTATAAAGGACAAGAGACCTCTAACTTTGTGTTCCTTTGTGTTGGTGTCCTCAACATCGAAGAATTTCGTGATCACGGCATCCGCGAAGTCTTTAGTGTAAACTGCCACGGGAAGTCCCTCGCGGCTTCTTGGGAGATCGGCTATGTGCAGGAGTGGGTTTGAAAATATTTCGAGTTCCTGTTCACAGCTCTTGTCGTTGCACCAGACCTCTGACGGGTTCGCTCTCCCCCGAGAAACTTGGCGGATAATCAGGGCTCTGCGGATGAGTTGAGAGCGTCGCAATGTGCGATGACCTTGTACGGCAAAGCGGTCTTCATATTGAGAAGCCTCAGAAGGGCCTGAGCTCAGAGTACTATCAGTATTTCCCATGGTGTCGAATACGGGGGAAGACGTTGATGGTCATAAGAAGGAACCCATCGTCACCTTGGGAGGTGGAATGCTATTTATGATGGCTTGATTTCCCAAGAACTGTTCTTGGATACACCACTCATACCAGCGTTTGGTAAGCACAAGGAGTTAAGAAGAAAGGCCAGGCTTGTCATTGTTCTATGCACAATTTGTGTTCCTGGGTATGATCAAAGAACACTGGGGAAACAGACAAATGTTTCTTTCTACACTTACGAGCTTTGTCGACTCCAAAGAAACAGATAACCCTTTGTCAATGAATAACACAATAACACGGCATGTACTTCCTGTACACATAGCTCAAAGGGTGACACAATGCCTTCTTTGAGCTTGCGGGCATGCCACCTCCCAATACCTCtgtcaagaaaaaaaaacatttCTTTAGGGCGTCGCTCGCAAATCCACTACCATAGAAACTTTCTACAATTCTTGCTTCCACATAGACATGGCGTCATATGACTTTTCTCTCCTGGCTCTTCTCCCTCATGCGAAACTCCATCGACATAGTCAAAGGTCAGCTCTTCTCCCCTGGGTATATCCTTGATCGCGAACAAGGCAAGATCATGTATATGTTTATCAGCATGATCACCCACGCGTGCAAAGATTCGCATGTTGGGCTCGCAGGAGTGGTTGACAAAGCGCGTTGGGCCAGACATAAACTCGCCGTCAACCTCAAGGGAAGGTCCTTTGAGTCGGGTGTCGAGCGAGTCTGGGTCGGTGAATTTGTCCAGCGCGAAAAGGTAAACGTCCTTGCGTTGTGAGATGGCCGATTGACTGCGGCGGCGATCTGCTTCCGTCGATGTGATGATCTCACCGAGATACCGGTCAACAAACTGTCCCTTTCTTATGGACACAGGTGACCTTACTCCTGGAAGGGTGGAAATCAGTGGACTGCACACATATTCTCGGCAAGCGTGTGCACCTACCCCATCCTCGGTCTTCAGTGCGAAATATTTCCAAAGGTATAGTCCTGCCACGCTCAACGACGCGGTTAGGGCAGTTTATACTACAGGCACAGCTCTGGTGACACTCGTATATGGGCATCTTGGAGTTGTGGAACTTGGATCGCAAGAGGCCAGCTTTTGCGCCATGGGCGTGATAGGCGTACGCCTTCCTGCGTGGCCGGTCAATATCCATTCCGTTGATAAAATCTCCGAATggatcatcgtcatcttcactggagtcttcttcatctaGGTCGGCCAGACAATGGCAGCCTGTGAACTGGCATTCGGCGTCGTTATCACAGGAACAGCCGCTGTGGAAGCTATCCTCAGCCTGTCTAACTCCAACACCGAGTACCACATTTTTTATGAAGCGGAAATCATCGGGGAGAACCTCAAAGTCTTGCTCGTTGACCACCGTGACAGGTAGAGTCGAGTGAGTTGGAAAGGACCGTATTTGACACCAGTGACAGTTGCTGCACTCTTCTTGGTAACCCTGATTTCTAGATCAGTTTTATCTCAACATGCGATAGATATTGTGAGATTTTACCTCTTTGCCGTGATAATAAAAATGGCGCTCCGTTGCCATTTGCATTCTGGACATATTTCTTTGGTGGCAGTGAACGCGCTCCTACTGTTGGGGAAAGTAAATATGAAGACAACGATTTGTTGCTCGGATGACTTGAGGAAAATAAAAGGCCGGATTGTTTTCGGCTAACGCTTTCAAGCGAAAATGATCCACAGCATGGCAAGATTAAAGAAGATACATTCGAGTCGGATCAGATACAGAAGACAATCAATATTGAAAGCACGGTCAAACTCAAGGTGAAGCACCGAGAACAGC
It contains:
- a CDS encoding histone-lysine N-methyltransferase; the encoded protein is MQMATERHFYYHGKEGYQEECSNCHWCQIRSFPTHSTLPVTVVNEQDFEVLPDDFRFIKNVVLGVGVRQAEDSFHSGCSCDNDAECQFTGCHCLADLDEEDSSEDDDDPFGDFINGMDIDRPRRKAYAYHAHGAKAGLLRSKFHNSKMPIYECHQSCACSINCPNRVVERGRTIPLEIFRTEDRGWGVRSPVSIRKGQFVDRYLGEIITSTEADRRRSQSAISQRKDVYLFALDKFTDPDSLDTRLKGPSLEVDGEFMSGPTRFVNHSCEPNMRIFARVGDHADKHIHDLALFAIKDIPRGEELTFDYVDGVSHEGEEPGEKSHMTPCLCGSKNCRKFLW